The segment CGGGCGAAGGGCGGGACCGCCAGGCCGGCGGCCTGGAGACGCTGGCGGGCGAGGAACTTGTTGCGCGCAGCCTCAACTGCTTCCGGTGGGTTATGGGGGAGGCCCAGGGCCCGGCACGCCAGGGCCGCCGTGACGGTCGGCCGGTCCCCCACCGCCACGATCGCGTGGACCGGCGTGGTCCGAGAATACTCCAGAATCGTCCGGGCGCTCCCCCCGGGGTCCTCGAAGTGGAGCGGCAGCGCGCCGTCCTGCCAGGGGTCCTCCATCACGTGGCAGCGGTCGGAGCCGAAGACGCAGGCGACGTGGAGCTTCTCGGCCGCGGCCGCGAAGTCCCCGGCCTCGTAGCCGGTCGTGCTGAAGAGGAGCAGGAGCCGCCGGGTGTCGCCGCTCATCCTCGCTCCACTCAGAACGGAGCCACCTGCTCCGCGGTGGGCTCCGCTCAGCAGTACCAGGGCTCGCTCAGGTAGGGGATGGTGGCCCGAGGACGCCCCCGGTGGGCCTCCGGCGGCCGCCGAAGGCTGCCACTTCCCGTCCGCTCCACGCGTTCCCAGACCCGGGCAAAGATCTCCCGGCGACTCTCCCCCATGGCCTCCGCGTCCTTCACGAGCGCGAAGACCTCCTCGGAGAGCCGATCCATCCGGGGATCCGGGTGCTTCCAGGGGTACACGAGGGCAGCCGGGTCGAACTCCCCCACCAGGTCCCGCACCTCAGGGAGCTCGAGCAGCTTCGAGCCGGCCGGGATCAGGAGGCGCATCGCCAGCTGGATGGGCGGAACGTGCTCAATGAGGTCGAGCTCGGCGAGCTGCCACAGCAGCTCCTGGTAGCCCTCGAGCGAGATCCAGGGCGTGAACGTGACGAAGGTCGGCACCAGGACCAGCCCCGCTTCCCGGCAGAGCCGCACGACCCGGAGGAAGTCCTCCCGCGTATGCCCCTTCTCCAGGAGGGCAAGGATGCGGTTGTCCACGGATTCCACGGCGCTGGTCACGAAGAGGCAGCCGGTCCCCCGCAGGGTTGGCAGGTGCTGCGCGTGCTTGAGCAGGTGCTCGATCTTGATGGTCACGTCGTAGGTCAGGGTCGGGTACGCCGCGTGGAGCGCCCGCACGATGGCCAGCGCATGGCCGACCCCGTTGAAGAAGTCCGGGTCCCCGAACGTGATGTGCTGGGCCCCCGCGGCGACCTGGCGGCGGATGTCCTCCAGCACCACGTCGCGCTGCACGATCCGAAACTGCCCCTCGTAGACGGGGACGATCGGGCAGTGCCGGCAGCGGTGCTTGCACCCGCGGCTGGCCTCGGTGTAGCCGACCGTGCGCCGCCGGCCGTCCCCCAGATCCACGGTGGCGTAGCGCGAGAGGGGCGGGAGGCCGCTTCGGTCCGGGACCAGGAACTGCTGTCGGGCCAGCGAGATCCGGGGCTCCGGTTGCGGGGCGCCGCCCCCTCCGCCCGAGCCGCCCTGGAGCCGGCGGAGCAGGCTGACCAGACCGGCCTCGAACTCCCCACCCAGGATGGTGTCCGCGCCGAGCCCCCGGAGGTACCCCTCGTTCACGGGGGCGTAGAGGCCGTAGAAGCAGAGGTGCGCGGTCGGGTTGAGCGCCTTCACCTTGGGGACTACGCGCGAGGCGATGCGCGTCGCGGTGTGCATCGGCACGTAGAAACCCACCAGGGCAGCCCCCCGCACCGCCTCCTCGTTCAGACGCTCCTGGGCAAGGTCCAGGCACGTGACCGAGGCCCCCGCCTGCCGGAGCCAGGCGGCAGGGGACGCGAGGCCGAAGGGCTGGCGCCCCAACTCATAGGTGGAAATGAGCACCACGTTCGCGGACACGGCTGCCCTCAAGACCCTCCGGGGACCCTAATCCAAACGAGATAAATTGTGTGAGACAGCGTCCGGGTGGCGCCGGATGCCGCCCGAAGGCCCCCGGTGCGGAGGGGGGTCCCATCGGCCTTTGGCCGATGGGGGGAACCACGGGAGGGTTCCCCAGGGGGGCCGGGGGCCGGGGCGGCGCCGGCGACAGGACCCGGACCTTGCCACTTGCATTCTGTCGTTTGCATTAGTGCTTGGCCTGCGGGGGGACATACCCCGGCGGCAGCGCGGCCCCTTCCCCGAAGAAGAAGTCTTCCATCTGCTGGCGGATGATCTCATCCGCCTCCTTGGAGGACGGGTCGAGGCGGTACTCATTGATCACCATCGTCAGATGCCCCATCCACATCTTCCAGGCCTCCATGGAGACGTTCTCCTGGATCCGGTTCTTGAGCTCCTCGCCGCCGACGGCCTTCGCCATGATCAGGGCTGCCTTCCCCTGCGGCGTTCCCGGGTCGAGCCCGGGCAGGTCGCGCTGCAGCTTGACGCACTTCACCGTGCACTGTGCCATGGGCATCCCTCCGGTTCTGCGATGGCGATCTTGCCCCTCCCCACACGACCCTCCCGGTCGCGCGCGGGCGAACCAGCCCCTCTCGTCTAGGATGCCCCAGCGAGGTCGCTTCCGCAAGCCCGTTTACCTGGAGTCGTCGGGCCGGCCGAGGCTCCCGACCAGCCGGGGGAAGCCGTCCGCCGCCCAGAGGGCGGCCTGGACCTTGGCGTAGTCGAGGTGGGGGGAAGGGGACTGGGCGGCCAGGATCTCCCCGAGGCGGGCGAAGGGATCGCCGGAGATCCCGTAGGGATCCGGATGGACCTCGAGGAAGACCCGGCCGTCCGGGGCGGCGGCGAGCTTGACCGGCTCGTAGAGGATCAGCACGCGTGCCCCCGTGGAGACGGCCGTATAGAGGGATTCGATGTCCTCGGCCCGCAGGCGCACGCAGCCATGGGTGGTAAACCAGCCCACGGTCTCCGGGGCGATGGTCCCGTGGATCCCGTATCCCCGGAGGGAGAGCTGCAGCCAGTACTCCCCGAGGGGGTTGTCGGGGCCGGGCTCGACCCGGGTCTTCACGACCTGCCGCTCCGCCTCCATCTCCTCCTGGATGGACTTCGGGACGAACCAGGTGGGGCTCTGAACCTTGGCGGTGATCCGGAACTCTCCCACCGGCGTGGGCCAGTTCGGCCGGCCGACCCCCACGGAATAGGACGCGATCAGGATCCCCTTGGCAAAGTGGTACAGGGTCCGGTCGGGAAGGTTAATGACCAGACCATCGTCGAGCCCCGCCGGGAGGATCCGCTGGCCCGGCAGGCGGAGGGGCCGGCCGGCCGCGATGCGGGTGGGGTCGGTGAGGTCGTTCAGCTCGGCGATTCGGCGCCAGGGAATGGACAGCCGGAGGGCGATGTCCGCGAGGGTATCACCGGGATGGACCTGGTACGTCCGGTCCTCCTCGAGCAATGCGAAGAGGACCGGCGATGCACCGGGGGCGGCCGGCGGGGTGAAGAGGCCCCCGCCGATGGCAACGAGCGCCAGCACCAGCAGGACCTTGGAGGAAGACGGCTCTTCGCTCTCCGGGCGCAGCAGCCTTAGTGTCCCCCTCTCCCGCCCCCGCGGCCGCGGCCGGCACCCCGATCCTCCCCCGAACCGACCCCTCCCGGAGGACCCCCGGGGGTCTCGGAGAATTCGCGCTCCCCCTTCGCTGATCTCGCCTCGGCCACCGCGACCGCGCCCCTGCCCCGTCCTCCGGCGGGCGCAGCCGCCTCCCGGAGGGCGCCGGCGACTGCTCCCGTGCGGCGGACCCGGCTCACGACCTCCCCCAGGTGCTCCTCGGCGATGAGATCCTCGTTGCGGAGGGCATGGACGACCTGTCCCCATCCCAAGCCGGACTCCTTCATGGCCACGACCTGCTGGAAGTTCCGGGCGCCCCCCGTCGCCTCGGCGATGGCGTGGGCGATGGCGATCTCTCCGAAGGCAAGCCTGGTAGCGGCGCGCTCGGCCTCGATGGTGTCCGCGCTGAGATCGAAGAGGGCCGCCAGGGCCGTGATGACGTGTTGCCTCCCCTCCGGCCCACGTGCCTCCTGATTCACGGCGGCGGCCGCCGCCTGCAGGTCGCGGGCAACGGGCTCTCCCGCGCCGGCGAGCCCGGCCGCCAGCGCCAGCAGGCCCAGCCCGATAAGCATTCGGTGCTCACTGAAGAAATGCATGATGACACCTCATCCCCCCGCGGGCACTGTCCAGTGGGCGGGAGAGCCGTAGTCTACAGGAATCGTCAAGGGGTTGTCCAGGCAGTCCGGCGCGCGGGCGGAGCCTCGGGCCCTCATTCCGGCACGGGGATGGGGACCTGGAAGAGCGGGGGGTACTGCTGGGAGCCGAAGACATCCCGCTCGCCCGGGCTGCCGCTCGGGCGGTCCCGGCGGATCGTGAACTTGATGGCCAGCCCGGGCTCGTACTCGACGAAGGTCGTGATCCGGTCCGGCGGGATCCGGTACAGGGCGGCGACGGTCTCCCGGGTGAGCGCGCGGGACCTCCGGACGAGGTCATAGCTGGCGCGGTCCGCGAAGATGACGTCGAAGGTGATCTGATCCACGCCGGCATTCTTGCTCCGGATGGTCTTGGCCAGGTCCACCAGGGGGCGCGTCCCCCTCATCCCGTCACCTCCGCGACGGTGACGCGGAAGAACTCCAGGGGATCCCGGACGCCGATGACGTGGTTCACCGTCCACTCGTAGCCGGGCTTCCCCCGCAGCACCTCGTCCATCATGAGGGCCGCCGTCCCGGCGGTGCCCTTGACCTCCGGCAGGCGCGCATAGAAGAGGTTGCGGGTCCCCAGGGCGCAGATGATCTCGGCGTCCTCCCACCGGTCCGCCACCGCCTCCACCACCAGGCACAGCTCCTGGGACGTGATGGCGGCCTGCGGCTCCCACGCCCCCATGACGCCGTCCCGGCCGTACACGTGGTAGAAGAGCCGGTACCGCTCCCCCGGCTGCCCCCAGGCTTCCTCCACTTTCCCCCGGGCCCAGGCGATCACCTGGTCGATGTGCCGGATCGTGTAGGGGTCGCGGATCCCGGCGATGGAAAGCGCCCGCTCCCCCACGCGGCCCGCCCCCTCCAGCTTCACCCGGTACGCGGGATCCCGGCGGAATGCGAACCCGGTCACCCGGGTGGTCTTCTCGTCGTGCTGCTCGTACCGGCAGTGGGTCATGTCGAGGACCCCGCCGGGCAGGCGCTCGAAGAACGGGTCGGCCCGTTCGTACATGGCGTGGCTGGCGAGGGAGGCCGGCGTGCATCGCTGCCCCGGATGCATGGCGGTCACGGTGACCGCCTCGTGCGTGACCGTCCCGAGGATGCTCTCCTTCCCCATGAACGGCTCGGCGGCGAATGAGGCGCATTCGAGAACCTTCCCCAGGTAGTAGGCCGCCGCTTCCGGAAATCCCGCCCGGATGGCCGGCGCCGCGAACAGGGCGGAGTCGCTGGATCGTCCGGCGACGATGACGTCCGCTCCCAGGTCCAGGGCCCGGATGATCGGCTCCACGCCCATCACCGCAACGGCGCGGCTCGTCCGCTTGAGGACATCCACGGTCAGGTCCGGCCGGCCATCCAGCCCGGCGATCCGCTGACCCTCCTCCAAGCGGCGCAGGAGGTCCTCCGGCCGCACCTCGGCGGAGATCGTGGCCAGGCGGAAGGCGGGGAGGCGGTGCGCGTGGGCCAGCTCCCGGATGATCCGCGCGTACTGCTCCACCCCCCGGTCCGTCCCGGTGTCCGAGGCGGAGCCCACGACCATCGGCACGCCGAGCCGCCGCGCGGCGAGCAGCATCACCTCCAGGTCGTGGCGCTGCCACGCCTGCGGGCTCGGGTGCTCGTCGGCGCCGAGCGGGTGGGGGCCGATGTCGCAGCTCCCCGAGTCCGCAATGAGGAAATCGGGGCGCCGCTCCACCCCGACCTGGAAGCTTCCAGTCTCGATCGGTGTGAACCCCAGATGACCCGTGGGGGACAGCACCGTCAGGCGATCCGGCATTTCCACCATCCCCTCAGTGAGCGGCGGCCACGACCAGGGCTCGGAACGGGGTGAGCCACGCCGGCTCCCGGGGCCAGAGTTTTTCGGGGTGGAATTGGAGCCCCAGGGCGAAGCGGGGCCCGGGGGTCTCGATGGCCTCGACCAGCCCGTCCGGCGACCAGGCCACCGCGACGAATCCCGCCCCCGGCTCCCGGACGGCCTGGCGGTGGAAGCTGTTCACGTGGCGGGGGAGGTCCAGCCCGGCCAGGCGGCCCTCCTCCGCCACCCGCAGGCCATGCGCCGGCTGCCATCCCGGGGCCGACTGACGGTGCTCGAGGGCCTGCGGGACCTCCAGAGCGATGTTCAGGATGAGGCTCCCACCGGCCGCCTCGTTCAGCATCTGGTGCCCGCGGCAGATGCCCAGGATCGGGAGGTCGCTCGCCAGGGCGACGCCGAGGAGCGCCCGCTCGAAGCGGTAGCGGACGGGGTTCGTCTCCGCGAGGGGCGGGCTCGGACTGGTGGAGAAGGCCTCCGCCGGCAGATCCCCGCCCCCGCTGAGCAGCAGGCCGTCGAGCCGCGCCAGCATGGCGTCCGGCGCCGCCGCGTCCTGGAGAACGGGGAGCAGCAGGGGGAGCCCTCCCGCGGCCGCCACTGCCTCGGCATACTCGGCGGCCAGCCCGTAGGCGTGACCCCCTTCGGGGGACGGCGCGCAGTGGACCGTGATCCCGATCAAGGGACGCATCCGCTCCTCAGGAGGTCGGCAGGGGGGCAGCCCGGGGGCCGCGCAGGCGGGGATCCAGCGCCTCGCGCAGGCCCTCCCCCAGGAGGTTCATGGCCAGCACGGCCCCCACCAGGGCCAGCCCCGGCAGCGTCGAGACCCACCAGGCGGTCAGCATCACCCCGCGCCCATCGTTCACCATGGATCCCCAGGCCGGGATCCGGGGCGGGATCCCCAGGCCCAGGAAGCTGAGCGACGCCTCGAGGACGATCATGTACCCGACGCGGAGGGTGCCCAGCACCAGCGTCGTGGGGAGGATGTTGGGGAGGATCTCCCGGGCCACGATGGCCAGGTCGCGGCGGCCCAAGGCGTGCGCCGCCTCGATGTAGGCCTTCTCCTTCTCCGCCATCGTGTCGCCCCGCGCGAGCCGGTAGAATTCCACCCACCCTTTGAAGGCCAGGGCCCAGACCAGGTTCCAGAATCCCGGGCCCATCATGCCCATGGCCCCGATGGCGAAGATCAGGTACGGGAAGGCCAGGAGCAGGTCGGCGAGCCGGGAGAGGACCGCGTCCGCGGGCCCCCGGTAGTAGCCCGCCAGACAGCCGAGCCCGACCCCCACCAGGTGGGAGATGACGACCGTGATCAGGCCCACCAGGAGCGAGACGCGGGCGCCGAAGATCATGCGGGAGAGCAGGTCCCGCCCGAGCTGGTCCGTGCCCAGCAGGTGGGGCCGCACCCCCCCCGCCTCCCAGACCGGGGGCAGGAGGCGCCGCGCCAGGTCGGCGCGCTCCGGGTCGTGGGGCGCAAGGAGGGGGGCAAAGACCGCTGCGAAGACGTACGCGGCGAGCAGGATCCCCCCCAGGCACGCCGTCGGGTGTCGCAGGAGGTCGGCCAGGACCACACTCCGCTCGCGAAGGGCCGCCGCCAGCCCCCACCGCGTCACGGCTTCGCCTGCCATGGGGATCCCTCATGCGGTGATCTTGGGGTCGAGAACCGTATAGAGCAAGTCCACCGCCAGGTTCGCCAGGACGAAGGTCATCGCGTAGACCATCACCACGCCCTGCACCAGCGGGTAGTCTCTATTGAAGATAGCGTCCACCGCCAGGCGGCCCATCCCGGGCCAACTGAAGACCGTCTCCACCACCATGTTGCCCCCGAGCAGGACCCCGATCTGCAGGCCGAGGACCGTCACCACCGGGATCAGCGCGTTGCGGAGGGCGTGGTGGAAGAGGACGCGGATCTCCCCCGCGCCCTTGGCCCGGGCCGTCCGGACGTAATCCTGGCGCAGGACCTCCAGCATGCTGGAGCGCACCACCCGGGCCAGGATCGCTGCGACGGCCAGGGCCAGGGCAGCCGCCGGCAGGGCCAGGTGGCGGAGGGCATCCCACGCCGCCGCCGGCCGCCCCGCGAGGAGCGCGTCCAGCATCAGGAACCCGGTGATGGGCGGAACCAGGAGGGCCGCCGCGGAGGCCCGACCCGAGGTGGGGAACCATCCCAACTTGACCGCGAAGAGGATGATGGCCACGATGCCAAGCCAGAAGGCCGGCATGGACACGCCGAGGTAGGTGAGTGCCATGCTCATCCGGTCGAGCCAGGAGCCCCGGCGGACCGCCGCCAGGACCCCCACCGGGACCGCCAGGGCCAGGGCGAGGAGGATCGCGGTCCCCGCCAGTTCGATCGTCGCCGGCAGCGTCTCCCAGATCAGGCCCGCCACCGGCCGGCGCTTGACAAAAGATGTCCCCAGATCGCCCTGGACCGTCCGGGCGAGGAACAGGACCAGTTGTTCGGGGAGCGGCCGGTCCAGGGCGAACTCCCGCCGGAGCGTGGCCATCTCCTCGGCCGAGACCGCGCCGGTCTTCCCCATCATGATGTCCACCGGATCGCCCGGGAGCAGGCGCATGAATGCGAAGACGATCACCCCCATCCCCAGGATGAGCGGGCCCGTCCCCAGGATGCGCCGGCAGATCGCCGCCCCGCGCCCACCCACCGCGCTACTCCCGCACGGCGTACCCCGCCTGCTTCAGGAGCGCCCGTGCCTTCGCGGGGTTGTACGGATGGGGACGCACCGTGGGGTCGAAGCCGAAGCCGCTGGGCAGAAAGGCGGTGGCCAGCCGGGTGCCGTACCCCCGGTAGATCGTTTTCAAGATTTGATCCCAGTTGATCGCGTGGTTCACCGCCTGGCGGACCCGGACGTCGTTGAAGGGGGGCTTGGCGGTGTTCAGCTCCACCGCGTACACCCGGGTCCCCTCCGCCGTCTTGAGTGACACCCGGGGATCCCTCTCCAGGTCCGGGACCAGGTCCAGGGGGACGGACTGGATGATGTGGACCTCCCCCGCCTTGAGGGCGGCCACGCGGGTGGAGGGCTCCGGCATCATCCGGAAGACCGCCCCCTTCAGGCGCGCAGGCCCGACCGGCGGGATCGCGGGCGAGCCGCCGTAGTACCCGTCGAACCGCTCCAGCACGATCTGGCTGTCCAGCTTCCCCCCCACGAACCGGAACGGCCCCGCCCCCACCGGCTGCTCGGCGAACACGGCGTCGCCCACTTTCCCGATGTAGCCCTTGGGGACGATCTGGAAGTGGACCACCGCCTGGAGGAACGGCGGGAACGGCTTCGCCAGAGTGAACCGGACGGTGTCCGGGCTGATCGCCTCGACCTTGGCGAGGGGGCCCAGCAGGCCCTTCCGGGGGGACGACTTCCCGCCGATGGCCCCCTCTCGCAGCACCCGGTCGAAGGTGAAGAGCACGTCCTGCACGGTCAGCGGATCGCCGTTGTGGAACGTCACCCCTTTGCGGATTTTGAAGTCCCAGACCGTGGGGCTCACCTGGACCCATCGCTCGGCGATCTCCGGCACCACCTTATCGGCCGTCGTGCGGGTGACCAGACCGTCGAAGATGTTCCGGATCACGGTCTCGGCGTAGCGCAAGCGGTGCATGGCCGGATCCAGGGTGGGGATGCTGTCGGCGTTCATCGCCACCACCAGCGTGTCCCCCCGCGGGAGCCCCACCCGATGCAGGTTGATCCGGCTGTCCATCGCCGGCCCCCAGCTCTCCACGTTGGCGGAGGAGGCCTCGATCTCCTGGAGGTAGTACCCGAAGATCCAGGGTGCGTCCTGGAAGACCACCTGCTGGATCCGGGCGTACGCCTCCTGCCGCTTTTTCGGATCCGCCTGGGTACTGGCCGCACGCAGCAGCTCATCCACCTCCGGGTTGGCGTAGAAGGAGAAGTTGCCCCGGCCCCCGGTGGTCAACTTCGGCTCCGCCAGATCGAAGGGATCGAAGTAGGCGCTCCCCCAGTCGGTCAGGTACATCGTCCGCTCGCCGTTCTTGACCTTGTCGCGCAGCGCGCTGGCCTCCCAGACCCGGACCTCGGCCTCCACGCCGATCGCCCGCAGCATCTGGGCAATGGCCTCCGCCTCCACCTTTCGGAACGCCTCGGTGTCCACTGCGACCGTGAGCGGGGACGCCGCCCAGGGGGATCCCGTCCCTACCGCAATGCCGAGGGCCCCCAGCACCAGCCATCGCAGCACTCGCATGGCCCCTCCTCCCTTCCCCGGAATCGGGCTGCTCAGTCCACGCGCCGTCGCAAGGAGAACTTGTAGCGGTCGCCACGATAGGTCGCCCGCCGGACGTCAATGGGCCGGCCATCCTCCGTGTAGGTGATCGAGGTGGTGACGAAGACCGCCTGCCCCGGGCGGAGCCCGAGCTGCCCGGCGAGCTCCGGACCGGCCACCTGCGCCTCGAAGGTCTGATCCAGGTACGCCGGCTTGGCCCCATGGCGGGCGTACAGGTCGAAGAGCGAGAAGCCCCCCCGCCGGCTCCTGGCGGCTGCCGCAATGCGCCCCCCGAGCGGCTGCGGGAGCGTGACCTCGTACACCGCGAGCGGCAACTGGTCGGCGAGGCCGATCAGGGTCAGCCGCTCCACCGGGCTGCCCGGCTCAACGGCCAGG is part of the Candidatus Methylomirabilis sp. genome and harbors:
- a CDS encoding CUAEP/CCAEP-tail radical SAM protein, translated to MSANVVLISTYELGRQPFGLASPAAWLRQAGASVTCLDLAQERLNEEAVRGAALVGFYVPMHTATRIASRVVPKVKALNPTAHLCFYGLYAPVNEGYLRGLGADTILGGEFEAGLVSLLRRLQGGSGGGGGAPQPEPRISLARQQFLVPDRSGLPPLSRYATVDLGDGRRRTVGYTEASRGCKHRCRHCPIVPVYEGQFRIVQRDVVLEDIRRQVAAGAQHITFGDPDFFNGVGHALAIVRALHAAYPTLTYDVTIKIEHLLKHAQHLPTLRGTGCLFVTSAVESVDNRILALLEKGHTREDFLRVVRLCREAGLVLVPTFVTFTPWISLEGYQELLWQLAELDLIEHVPPIQLAMRLLIPAGSKLLELPEVRDLVGEFDPAALVYPWKHPDPRMDRLSEEVFALVKDAEAMGESRREIFARVWERVERTGSGSLRRPPEAHRGRPRATIPYLSEPWYC
- a CDS encoding oxidative damage protection protein; this encodes MAQCTVKCVKLQRDLPGLDPGTPQGKAALIMAKAVGGEELKNRIQENVSMEAWKMWMGHLTMVINEYRLDPSSKEADEIIRQQMEDFFFGEGAALPPGYVPPQAKH
- a CDS encoding L,D-transpeptidase family protein, giving the protein MLALVAIGGGLFTPPAAPGASPVLFALLEEDRTYQVHPGDTLADIALRLSIPWRRIAELNDLTDPTRIAAGRPLRLPGQRILPAGLDDGLVINLPDRTLYHFAKGILIASYSVGVGRPNWPTPVGEFRITAKVQSPTWFVPKSIQEEMEAERQVVKTRVEPGPDNPLGEYWLQLSLRGYGIHGTIAPETVGWFTTHGCVRLRAEDIESLYTAVSTGARVLILYEPVKLAAAPDGRVFLEVHPDPYGISGDPFARLGEILAAQSPSPHLDYAKVQAALWAADGFPRLVGSLGRPDDSR
- a CDS encoding DUF4387 domain-containing protein, which encodes MRGTRPLVDLAKTIRSKNAGVDQITFDVIFADRASYDLVRRSRALTRETVAALYRIPPDRITTFVEYEPGLAIKFTIRRDRPSGSPGERDVFGSQQYPPLFQVPIPVPE
- a CDS encoding acyclic terpene utilization AtuA family protein, which encodes MPDRLTVLSPTGHLGFTPIETGSFQVGVERRPDFLIADSGSCDIGPHPLGADEHPSPQAWQRHDLEVMLLAARRLGVPMVVGSASDTGTDRGVEQYARIIRELAHAHRLPAFRLATISAEVRPEDLLRRLEEGQRIAGLDGRPDLTVDVLKRTSRAVAVMGVEPIIRALDLGADVIVAGRSSDSALFAAPAIRAGFPEAAAYYLGKVLECASFAAEPFMGKESILGTVTHEAVTVTAMHPGQRCTPASLASHAMYERADPFFERLPGGVLDMTHCRYEQHDEKTTRVTGFAFRRDPAYRVKLEGAGRVGERALSIAGIRDPYTIRHIDQVIAWARGKVEEAWGQPGERYRLFYHVYGRDGVMGAWEPQAAITSQELCLVVEAVADRWEDAEIICALGTRNLFYARLPEVKGTAGTAALMMDEVLRGKPGYEWTVNHVIGVRDPLEFFRVTVAEVTG
- a CDS encoding gamma-glutamyl-gamma-aminobutyrate hydrolase family protein (Members of this family of hydrolases with an active site Cys residue belong to MEROPS family C26.): MRPLIGITVHCAPSPEGGHAYGLAAEYAEAVAAAGGLPLLLPVLQDAAAPDAMLARLDGLLLSGGGDLPAEAFSTSPSPPLAETNPVRYRFERALLGVALASDLPILGICRGHQMLNEAAGGSLILNIALEVPQALEHRQSAPGWQPAHGLRVAEEGRLAGLDLPRHVNSFHRQAVREPGAGFVAVAWSPDGLVEAIETPGPRFALGLQFHPEKLWPREPAWLTPFRALVVAAAH
- a CDS encoding ABC transporter permease, coding for MAGEAVTRWGLAAALRERSVVLADLLRHPTACLGGILLAAYVFAAVFAPLLAPHDPERADLARRLLPPVWEAGGVRPHLLGTDQLGRDLLSRMIFGARVSLLVGLITVVISHLVGVGLGCLAGYYRGPADAVLSRLADLLLAFPYLIFAIGAMGMMGPGFWNLVWALAFKGWVEFYRLARGDTMAEKEKAYIEAAHALGRRDLAIVAREILPNILPTTLVLGTLRVGYMIVLEASLSFLGLGIPPRIPAWGSMVNDGRGVMLTAWWVSTLPGLALVGAVLAMNLLGEGLREALDPRLRGPRAAPLPTS
- a CDS encoding ABC transporter permease, encoding MGGRGAAICRRILGTGPLILGMGVIVFAFMRLLPGDPVDIMMGKTGAVSAEEMATLRREFALDRPLPEQLVLFLARTVQGDLGTSFVKRRPVAGLIWETLPATIELAGTAILLALALAVPVGVLAAVRRGSWLDRMSMALTYLGVSMPAFWLGIVAIILFAVKLGWFPTSGRASAAALLVPPITGFLMLDALLAGRPAAAWDALRHLALPAAALALAVAAILARVVRSSMLEVLRQDYVRTARAKGAGEIRVLFHHALRNALIPVVTVLGLQIGVLLGGNMVVETVFSWPGMGRLAVDAIFNRDYPLVQGVVMVYAMTFVLANLAVDLLYTVLDPKITA
- a CDS encoding ABC transporter substrate-binding protein — translated: MRVLRWLVLGALGIAVGTGSPWAASPLTVAVDTEAFRKVEAEAIAQMLRAIGVEAEVRVWEASALRDKVKNGERTMYLTDWGSAYFDPFDLAEPKLTTGGRGNFSFYANPEVDELLRAASTQADPKKRQEAYARIQQVVFQDAPWIFGYYLQEIEASSANVESWGPAMDSRINLHRVGLPRGDTLVVAMNADSIPTLDPAMHRLRYAETVIRNIFDGLVTRTTADKVVPEIAERWVQVSPTVWDFKIRKGVTFHNGDPLTVQDVLFTFDRVLREGAIGGKSSPRKGLLGPLAKVEAISPDTVRFTLAKPFPPFLQAVVHFQIVPKGYIGKVGDAVFAEQPVGAGPFRFVGGKLDSQIVLERFDGYYGGSPAIPPVGPARLKGAVFRMMPEPSTRVAALKAGEVHIIQSVPLDLVPDLERDPRVSLKTAEGTRVYAVELNTAKPPFNDVRVRQAVNHAINWDQILKTIYRGYGTRLATAFLPSGFGFDPTVRPHPYNPAKARALLKQAGYAVRE
- a CDS encoding GntR family transcriptional regulator; translated protein: MLRRAAAEPLYRQVLDHLTAEIEAGRLRPDRPIPSERTLVQRFRISRATVRQAIAEGVRRGILRRGGGRGTFVIDTTLHQELPVVTKFPELVRRLGGTPRMRLLSRVRDLADVPLARVLAVEPGSPVERLTLIGLADQLPLAVYEVTLPQPLGGRIAAAARSRRGGFSLFDLYARHGAKPAYLDQTFEAQVAGPELAGQLGLRPGQAVFVTTSITYTEDGRPIDVRRATYRGDRYKFSLRRRVD